TCAAACTTTTGTCTGAACCACATTGCATTCCTGGGTAAATCCatatgaattcaatcactttgactcccttttgatttaaacaacTTTCCATACGTGGAAGTGGTCAGTGACTCGTGGTATGGTGGAGTATGCGAAACGTTAGGTCAACTTTGAGCCGTTTTTTATCCCGTGACTGTTTGGGCGTTCAGGTCCAAAGTCACTTCCTGAGCACTTCTAAAATGGGCAAATATGTATAGAAGGTTTTGTTAAGTCAAAAGGGGTGCTGTCTAACAGTGAtttgaattaaaatagatttaccCTTTTGCTGTGTCGATGGTGCTAGATTACGTTGTAGACCACGCATCGCAGGAGAGACTTCCTAATGTCATTCCACTGCCTAACACAGCAGGATTGTGGTGTGGTTTGGACCAAAGTTGGATTCCAACGTTTATTTGACAGCGATGGACACGTTTTACCTGACGACTGGCAAGTAGTGTTCCTAGAGATTATATATAAACTTGCATTTGTTGACTTTTTTTTGTTTGAAGTGGAAACTATGGTGTAGGCTTCTGTTTAGCCACCAGAATGACCCGCAACTAAACACGGCAACAAAAAAACATCCTcttactgtcaactgcgttttatTTTCaggaaacttaacatgtgtaaatattggtaTGAACATAAGAAGATTCCacaactgagacacaaactgaacaagttccacagacatgtgactaacagaaattgaataatgtgtccctgaacaaagggggggtcaaattCAAAAGtaaatcagtatctggtgtggccaccagctgcattaactaatgcagtgcatctcctcatagactgcaccagatttgtcagttattgttgtgagatgttaccccactcttccaccaaggcacctgcaagttctcaccctccgatccaacaggtccgtgacatgctcaatgggtttgagatccgtgctctttgctggccatggcaggacactgacattcctgtcttgcaggaaatcacgcacagaacgagcactATGGTTGGtggaattgtcatgctggagggtcatgtcaggatgagcctccaggaagggtaccacatgagggaggaggatgtcttccctgtaacgcacagcgttgaaattgcctgtaatgacaagctcagtccgatatgTTTTGACACaccgatcccgctccagagtacaggcctcggtgtaacgctcattccttcgacgataaacgcgaatccgaccatcaccctgtTGAGACAACTGCgaatcgtcagtgaagagcactttttgccagtcctgtggtccagcaacggtgggtttgtgcctataggtgaagttgttgccggtgatgtctggtgaggacctcccttacaacaggcctacaagccctcagtccagcctctcagcctactgcgtacagtctgagcactgatggagggattgtgtgttcctggtgtaactcaggcagttgttgccatcctgtacctgtcctgcaggtgtgatgttaggatgtaccgatcctgtgcaggtgttacacgtggtctgccactgtgaggacgatcagctgtctgtcctgtctccctgtagcactgtcttaggcgtctctcagtacggacattgcaattgattgccctggccacatctgccgtgctcatgcctccttgcagcttgtctaaggcacgttcacgcagatgagcagggaccctggggatctttcttttagtgtttttctgagtcagtagaaaggcctctttagtgtcctacgttttcataactgtgaccttaattgcctagcgtctgtaagctgttagtgtcttgacgaccgttccacaggtgcatgttcattaattgtttatggttcattgaacaagcatgggaaacagtgtttaaactctttacaatgaagattttgatttttacgaattgtctttacaagacagggtcctgaaaagggggtTTCTTTTTTGCTGATTTGAGGATTTTCCCGTTCTACTAGAATAGATCCTATTTTAGGTCCCAGCATGctccaaaccagtctaattggaatgaatggcagttGAGGCGTAGTCAGGGCTATTGAAATCTGGCCCGTGTAGCCAGTTTCATTGCTGGCTTTCTTAATAGCATTATAATGGGGGACtaattcagacctgggacaccagttaGAATAGAAAACCAAGCGGGACTGTGTCCCTCCAGACTTTGATTTTTGAATACCCCTGGACAGGTGCTATAAGAAACAAAATAAGGCATGTTATATATCAGAAGTGTAATAGAATTGTCAGCctgaaatattgtatttttataATTAGTTTGTTTTATTCCACTTCTgcagtataatatattggaggcaATCTCTCAGAACGTAAACGTCTCTTGGAAGCTGAGTTCTTACACTGAAGTATAaattcaacatgtaaagtgttggtcccatgtttcatgagctgaaatgtgtgtgtgtatatatatatatatatatatgattttcCGTATGCACAGAGCTTAATTCAATTTTGCGCACATTTGTTCACATCCATGTTAGTGATCATTTCTGCTTTGCCAAGATCATCCATccagctgacaggtgtggcatatcaacaagtcattacatgatcattacacacgttcaccttgtgttggggacaaaaggccactctgaaATGCCACGTCTCAAGATTTGAGTGAGCGTGCGgttggcatgctaactgcaggaatgtccaccagggcTGTTGCTAGaacttaatgttaatttctctaccttaagcctccaacgtcattttagagaatttggcagtacgttcaaccggcgTCGTGTGGTTTGACAACAttgtgaacagtgccccatgctggggttatggtatggggagGCATAAGTTATGGACaaccaacacaattgcatttttcgAATGCAATTTTGAATGCGGAGTTACTGTGAGCTGAGGCccgttgtcatgccattcatccactgcTGTCATGGTTCAGTATGATaacgcacggccccatgtcgcaaggatctatacacaatttctggaagctaaCAATAtcctagttcttccatggcctgcatactccttgagcatgtttgggatgctctggatgaacatttacgacagcgtgttccaattACCGCTAATATCCcacaactttgcacagccattgaggagtgggacaacattccacatgccacaatcaacagcctgatccacTCTGTGAAGGATGTCTCCCTGCATGCGGGTTATACCAGAAAATGactagttttctgatccacgcccctacctttaaaaaaaaaaaaggcatctGACCAacggatgcatatctgtattcccaggcaTGTGAACTttgtagattagggcctaatgcatttatttgacTTGATTTCCTTAACTAACTCATTCAAATCTTAAATTGTttatttgttcagtgtagatactATCAGTACTTGTTGCgtttacaacttgtctaagtctTTATCATCAACTGATTTTCAACCACTGACTGCCTTTTTGGAATGGAATGTTACTGTTTAAAATGATCATTCCTCACTGGTTGGTTAGCTTACACGGTGCACATAATCTCCAACTTCGTTGTTCGACGTGATCTTATCACAGCAGTGGCTgaccatggttgaccaactcccttaccaaaatggctgacttaaaaacaaaaaataatacaCTTTTCTGAAGGTTCATGTCATTATAGTATTCCTAATTCGATGGGTGTTTTTAGAATGTGAGGATGTAGACTGATCACTCATTTTGCGTCTGCTTCTATTCTAGAGGACACTGAGATGGTTCCAGAGGCACTGGAGAgctgggatggagaggagagagatggagaggagagagatggagaggagagagggagaggagagggatggagagggatggagaggagagagatgctggggacatggagaggagaggggtggagagggatggagaggagagagatgctggggacatggagaggagagggatggagagggatggacGAGGGAACCCATGGTACGGATTCCGACAATCGATGAGGATGTAGAACCCATTGAGGGTATCACAACCAATGAGGATCTACTAACCATTAGACGGCGAAGAACGACCAAGAAGAGTGCCGGTCCTTATGCTGACTTTCACCTCTGCTCTCCACCTGAAGAGCACAGAGGCTTATGTCATCATTATGAAGGCCTATGTCAGGTCTGTGGAGGCTTGTGTCAGGATGACACACGGTCTCGGACTGACAATACCCTGGATCAGGAGGAACAGGCTACCAGTCACCAGTCCCTCAGTGACATAAACATTCGATCTGGTCAGACGAAGGCAACAGACGTGTATAACCCGGAAGAGGAGGGTTTGAAGGAAGTTGAACTGAGGAGTGATTGTCAGCGTACTGAGGAGTCTGTGGCTAGCCATCCACTTACCGTTGCCAACGAGCCTCAGGAAGCTCCAGAAGTCAAAACTCTCCCTGACACGTTGACTGACTCTGGTCTACAAGAACCTGACCATGTGTGTTATACGGGGCTTGACATGATATTGACTGACTCTGACGTTAACAAATCTCTGGCTGGCTGTGTGCGCGAGGAGGCAGTAGGTTGTCCAGATGATGGAGACAGCCACGTTGCTTTTGCCAACCAGTTAAGCCCAGAAAATGTGACATTGTGCGACACAGACCTTCAAGAACCTGACCAGCTGGAAATCCAGGAAGTAAAATGCCCAGGTGCTGTCATGATGACCAGCCATGTGGAGGTGGTCTATGAGAAGACTAGAATCATGGAGGATGACATGGAAGCGATGGTTGAGGATCTCTACAGTCACTTCCCGCAAGTGGATGATCGTTCAGCAGGTTTCGAATATTGTGACGTGGCAAATGCATGGGTGGGGAACAGAGACCATCTTGATGACCGTGGAAACGGTCGACAACCGGCTCAAAGCTGGAATACAACAGGGATTGACCCTACAGAGAGGATGACGAGCAACCCTCAGGAACTGTTTGACCAACAGCCAGACAGTCTCTGCACTGATCCCAACAGAGACGGTGTTCTTCATGACAACGCGATGGAAGGGTTAAGCAGGGAGCCGACGGAAGCTCGAGACACCCATGTGATTTCTGAGCGAGAGGGGGTTAATAAGAGCATGGACACACGGGTAGAGAGCAGTTGTCAGGAAGTTGAAATAAACATCATGGAAGCCACTATGGACTACAATGAATGGATGACTGTAAGTGTCACAGATGCAGAGGGTAACGCTGACACTCCCTGGGTGAGGATAAGCCACTCGTCCGACTGCTCTGCTGAGGCGGAGCAGCATCCCACAGAAACGCAGCACAATGCAGACGATTCAACAATGACCGAAACGCCCACCTCAAAGGTCAAAGAAACTGAAACCACACCTGTATCACTAGATGGAGACCTGCAGGAGAATAAAATGGCAGCTGTGCTTCCTAACGAACCCCACGCAGTACAGGTGAGGTTCTGTATCCACTACAACACCTTGTCACCCCGGCAGGAACTGGCTGTGACTGGGAACCAACCGGCGCTGGGGAGCTGGAAGGGGTTTGTTCCGCTGGAGAGGGGCCAGGATGGGTTCTGGGCCAGCTGGGTCGCCCTCCCTGCGGAGAAACTGGTGGAGTGGAAGTTCGTGCTGGTGGAGAATGGCGAAATCCAACGCTGGGAGGAGAGTGAGAATAGACACCTGGAAACGGGTCATGGCGGTGGAGAGGTGAACCTCAACAGATGGTGGGGCTTCCTCTGAGTGAGCAACCAGTGGGAGGAGGAGTGAAGGGTACTAGTGCTCGTTCTCTTTAGTAGCGTTCTAAGATGTAATCTATTCTAAATGGTGTTAGCAGTGTGGCTCTCGCAGAGGAAGAGGACTGACTGGTGCAAGGGGTCGATCATAGAGGACTTGGCTGCGGCCCAATTTTCCTTACCCTGTGCACTAATTCACTTTTTTTGCATTTTAAAAAGCAGTTTCCAACATTCCTTACCCTGATCTGTTTCTTTTTTACATGGAAGTAATTGAGTGTACACTCTTGGTAAAGGGGTGTTAAACCCCAGTATCTAATCAGGGCTCTGGTCCTTTATATACTGCATTATAGCAACCCAACTATTAATCAAGTTGCACGTATTAAGTGAGTGACGTAATGCAAAGGTAGAGTTGAATGAATGTCAATTTAGTATGGCGCTTGGATATTGTCCAATGGGGGATGATGATTCAGTACTTTCAATAGAGCAGCTCTGCACTACTTTGGGCTTCTATACCAGCAATAATCACAGCAATAAGTGTTATCCAGGTATTTTACATGTTTTACTGCAGTTACTCAGACTGTCTTTGTGATTGTGAAATGGGCTGTTTATATTCACCAGAAATAGAAGTGTACTCGTAACCATCAACTGATATAGGTCAGTGAATTGTTATTATGCAAATACTGTGATGCTGGTATTTTTAAATGTCATATATCTACATCAGATCTTAGCTTCTTGAATTATATTTTGTATCTATTATCCACACCAAGTCCCTAAACCTTTTTGATAATGttcataaatgttttttttttacatgttaatTCACTTTGGTTTGGTTTACTTAGATTTTATTTTATCACAATTGATGGTGTCTTGGTTCTAATCTATTTTTAATAATAAATGTCTTATGATTGCAATGTGGTTAATGTCCTACTGTTAAATATTTAGCTCTAGTAGAGTTCTGTCCTCTTACCCAATAAACAAACATATTTTCCTGGAATGCAGTACTTGCTTGACTCTCATTCTTAATGTAGGCATCCCATAGTATTTCCAGAAGCTCATCCCAAAGCCTGTTACAATGGCTTTGGTATGAggccattataaactgggtggtttgagtccTGGATGTTATTGGCTGAAGTGTCTTTTCAGCTGTGTATGTCAGACAATATACCTAGAGTATGATGCAAAAATACTTTGGTAAATTCATAGTAGCAATTAGGGACTTGGTGGGGGGGAGGGGTTAAAATATATTGGCCAACATACCACATCCCCTTGGGCTGTATTGCCTAATTATATACTgttttatatgtgtgtgtatatatgatcaaaagtatgtggacaccttgtCGACTGTCTCCATTCAAAATCCTGCGCATTGATATggcgttgccccccccccccccctccctgctttgctgttataacagcctccactcttctggcagggctttccactagatgttggaacattgctgtgacTAGTTTACATACAAGCAcattaatgaggtcgggcacAGATGTTGGCCaatttaggcctggctcgcagtctacgttccaaatcatcccaaaggtgttcaatggggttgaggtcagggcaggccagtcaagttcttccacaccgatctcgacaaaccatttctgtatggaccttgctttgtgcacgagggcaatgtcatgctgaaacaggaaagggccttccccaaactgttggaaGCTGTAATGGGATTTTTATGAATGACTAAATGATGTCTACATTTAACGTAGAATTATAACTAACAGAATTATAGCCTGTCTGATGAAGAATGTTTGTCCATAAGCGGGACAGTTAGCAGGCTaggaactgtggcagacaacttgtgaaactgataacagggaaggaagtctccccacccagggaggggagaaaccttgggcttgtagtagattgtataacaggtggcaggcTATGTATGAAAAGGAGAAGACTTGTGAGAAGACTTCACGGCTAAGCAGTTGTTCCTCCTAGACGTTTCATCTTCGTAATAACATAACTtgcagttgaccgggggcagctctagcaggccagaaagttgaccaactgacttgttggaaaggtggcatccattctactgccgatgttggtctatggagattgcatggctgtgtgctcgtttTTAtacagcaacgggtgtggctgaaagagcaaaatccactcatttgaaagggtgtccacatgcttttgtgtGTATAGAAGTCAAATATTTAGTGTCTTGGCTGAGTTACACTAGTAAGACTGCCAACATCAGTAGACATGTAACCCCCATGCCAGAACGGGGTTCGCTTCCTAGTCCAGAATGACTACTTCCAATCAGTCGCTCCTtcaggtagcctggcgggtaggagcgtttggccagtaacaatggcttgctggatcgaatccccgagctgacatgctaaaaatctgtcgttctgcccctgagcaaggcagttaacccactgttccccagggcAATGATGTTGGTTAAGGCAAATGGAAAATGGTGTTTCATAAAGAAAGTATACATATTTTCCCTGTTATCTTTCCCGCCTTCTCACCATTAAATCGAATTAAGGAGGAAATCGATGCATTTCCAGCCTGAATGTGGAACGTTGTCTGTGCTAACTTAATCTTCTCCACAGCTATTACTGTAACCCCCGGCTCCACAGCTATTACTGTAACCCCCGGCTCCACAGCTATTGCTGTACCCCCGGCTCCCCCATGACGGGGATGGAGAGCTAATAACCCTCCCCCATGACGGGGACGGAGAGCTAATAACCCTCCCCCATGACGGGGACGGAGAGCTAATAACCCTCCCCCATGACGGGGACAGAGAGCTAATAACCCTCCCCCATGACTGGGACGGAGAGCTAATAACCCTCCCCCATGACTGGGACGGAGAGCTGATAACCCTCCCCCATGATTGGGACGGAGAGCTAATAACCCTCCCCCATAACGGGGACGGAGAGCTAATAACCCTCCCCCATGACGGGGACGGAGAGCTAATAACCCTCCCCCATGACGGGGACGGAGAGCTAATAACCCTCCCCCATGACTGGGACGGAGAGCTAATAACCCTCCCCCATGACTGGGACGGAGAGCTAATAACCCTCCCCCATGACTGGGACGGAGAGCTAATAACCCTCCCCCATGACTGGGACGGAGAGCTAATAACCCTCCCCCATGACGGGGACGGAGAGGGACTGAGGGTTCAGCGGTCATTGCACTATGAGATAAGTCTGTCCATAGTCCAGTGGTCAAGCAGAGCTACTGCCACAGCTGGCGTGATCAAAAGGTTTTCAGTGACTTTCAAAACAAAAGTTCAGTGACCTAGTGCCCATTGGCCTAgtttaaatcaaatgaaattttattcaaatctaattttattggtcgcatacacatatttagcagatgttattgtgggtgtagcgaaatgcttgtgttcctaagtccaacagtgcagtagtatctaacaattcacaacaatacacacagatCTAGAATGAAAGCTGACAACGCACCACTGAGACCCAGCTGAACTACCGCGGTCCATTCGGATAAAGGGAGATCAAGAACTGGAAAATGGATCCTTGTGAATGCTGCAAAACTGGATTTTGCAACTGCAGTGGATCCTGCAAGTGCTCCAACTACGCATGCACCAGTTGTCAGAAAGCAAGTTGCTGCGACTGCTGTCCCTCCGGCTGCAGCAAGTGTGCCACAGGTTGGTGTGCAGGGGCAAGACCTGTGATACCAGCTGGCCCGATGTATGATTATGACATCACAATGAAGCCCCTTCCCTATGACTATGACATCACAATGCAGTCCATTCCCTATGACTATGACATCACAATGCAGCCCATTCCCTATGACTATGACATCACCATGCAGTCCATTCCCTATGACTATGACATCACAATGCAGTCCATTCCCTATGACTATGACATCACAATGCAGTCCATTCCCTATGACTATGACATCACAATGCAGTCCATTCCCTATGACTATGACATCACAATGCAGTCCATTCCCTATGACCATGACATCACAATGCAGTCCATTCCCTATGACCATGACATCACAATGCAGTCCATTCCCTATGACTATGACATCACAATGCAGTCCATTCCCTATGACCATGACATCACTATGCAGTCCATTCCCTATGACTATGACATCACAATGCAGTCCATTCCCTATGACCATGACATCACTATGCAGTCCATTCCCTATGACATCACAATGCAGTCCATTCCCTATGACTATGAAGTTGCTCATCTGGTTGTACCATCTTGAGTGTAGATTTCGTATTTTGTACTTTGTCTGTTAAATGTAAGGCAATAAATTGCATctaacttaaaaaaatatatagtaaagtaaaataatggaattaagaaatatataaatattaggactagCAATTTAAAAGTCAGGAgtataaatatgtatatatatttgtgtgtgtgtatgcatatatacagttgaagtcagaagtttacatacactaatgttggagtcattaaaactcgtttttcaaccactccacaaatttcttgttaacaaactgtttacagacagattgtttcacttataactcactgtatcacaattccagtgggtcagaagtttacatacactaagttgactgtgcctttaaacagcttggaaaattccagaaaattatgtcatggctttagaagcttctgataggctaattgacatcatttgagtcaattggaggtgtacctccaagccgaagaacaccatcccaaccgtgaagcacgggggtggcagcatcatgttgtgggggtgctttgctgcaggagggactggtgcacttcacaaaatagatgacatcatgaggaggaaaattatgtggatatattgatgcaacatctcaagacatcagtcaggaagttaaagcttggtcgcaaatgggtcttccaaatggacattgaccccaagcatacttccaaagttgtggcaaaatggcttaaggacaacaaagtcaaggtattggagtggccatcacaaagccctgacctcaatcctatagaaaatttgtgggcagaactgaaaaagcgtgtgtgagcaaggaggcctgcaaacctgactcagttacaccagctctgtcaggaggaatgggccaaaattcacccaacttattgtgggaagcttgtggaaggctacccgaaacgtttgactcaaatTAAGCAATTtaagggcaatgctaccaaatactaattgagtgtatgtaaacttctgacacactgtgaatgtgatgaaagaaataaaagctgaaagaaataattctctctactattattctgacatttcacattcttaaaataaagtggtgatgctaactgacctaagacagggaatttttacgaggattaaatgtcaggaattatgaaaaactgagtttaaatgtatttggctaaattgtatgtaaacttccgaccgtATATATATATTCcgactgtatatatatgtgtgtgtgtgtatatatatatgtacacagtaccagtcaaacgtttggacacacctactcattcaagggtttttctttattttcactattttctacattgtagaataatagtgatgacatcaaagctatgtaataacacatatagaTTTTAttgtttagattcttcaaagtagccatcctttgccttgatggctactttgaagaatctaaaatatatatttgtaatatttttaacacatttttaaaatatatttttaattttttaatttcacctttatttaaccaggtaggccagttgagaacaagttctcatttacaactgcaacctggccaagataaagcgaagcagtgcgacacaaacaacacagagttacacatcggataaacagacgtacagtcaataacacaatagagaaatctatatacagtgtgtacaaatgtagtaagattagggaggtaaggcaataaataggccatagtggcaaaataattacaatttagcaattaaacactgaagtgatagatgtgcaagtagagatactggggtgtgaaggagcaaaaaaataacaatatggagatgaggtagttgggtgggctatttacagatgggctggttttctggttactacatgattccacatgtgttatttcatagttttgatgtcttcactatcattatacaatctagaaaatagtaaaaggaaaaacccttgaatgagtagaagtgtccaaacttttgacaggtactgtttatatatgtatgtatatgtgatgggatgtatagacatggtCAGTATGTGAATAGAATATTTAGTGTATCTGTACAATAcgtaggatagaatagtatagacaaagcaatagttgaataggatggccttgactagaatataaaaatgagtaaaacagtgtgtaaacatttttaaagtgaccagtgattccatgtctatgtacataggcaGCAGCTTCTAAGGTGCAAGGTTGAGTAACCGAgcggtagccagctagtgacagtgactaagttcacctcctccctgtaggttgtctcgtaatcaggcctactactgttgtgtgaacagggagtacaggtgggggctgagcacgcacccttgtggggccccagtgttgaggattagaGTAGTGGAggggttgtttcctaccttcaccacctgggggtgacccgtcaggaaatccaggacccagttgcacagggcagggttcagacccagggcctcaagcttaaagatgagcttggagggtactatggtgttgaatgctgagctgtagtcaatgaacagcattcttacataggtattcctcttgtccagatgggttagggcagtgtgcagttagatggcgattgcatcctctgtggatctattggggcggtaagcaaagtgaagtgggtctagggtgtcaggtaaggtagaagtgatatgatccttaactagcctgtcaaagcacttcatgatgacagaagtgagtgctacggggcgatagtcatttagttcagttacctttgctttcttgggtacaggaacaatggtggacatcttgaagcaagtggggacagcagactgggatagggagagattgaatatgtccgtaaacactccagccataGGAAGGGAGCAGCAGAATGGAGTTGTGATCTGTTTTGCCAAAGAGAGCgctggggagggccttgtaggcatccggggagggccttgtaggcatccggGGAGGGAGAGTAATAATGGTCTAGTTTTTGAAGCTACAGGCAatgaatgtgttgatagaacgtcggtagcgttttcctctgATTTCCTttattaaaatccccagctacaataaacacCGCCTCaaaatatgtggtttccagtttccattgtagttccttgagggcgaAGATATTGCTGTCTCATCGGTGAGAAGAGGTTGTGGGTCTAATTTCCATTGGGATTAGATACTGAAAATGATTGCATAATTATCAAATGAATCAGTCTACACCAGAGTGCCCATGACACTTGATTTTTCCCCTGCAGCTTTatagaggaccacaatggaaacaaATCTGTTGAATGTTTTGTGTATGTACCATCCACAATTTTGGTATCTTTTGCCTGATTTAACATTTCATTTGTTTAGAATTGTCCccaaaaaaattccattacaa
The sequence above is a segment of the Salvelinus alpinus chromosome 1, SLU_Salpinus.1, whole genome shotgun sequence genome. Coding sequences within it:
- the stbd1 gene encoding uncharacterized protein stbd1, which gives rise to MTIKKSKTVEFESRAGDLTALYCMSDWMIAVVLAMIAMMSVWAALIIYRSIQTLKGPRRKVEDETGKETTNEEAALSCVESTEDTEMVPEALESWDGEGWTREPMVRIPTIDEDVEPIEGITTNEDLLTIRRRRTTKKSAGPYADFHLCSPPEEHRGLCHHYEGLCQVCGGLCQDDTRSRTDNTLDQEEQATSHQSLSDINIRSGQTKATDVYNPEEEGLKEVELRSDCQRTEESVASHPLTVANEPQEAPEVKTLPDTLTDSGLQEPDHVCYTGLDMILTDSDVNKSLAGCVREEAVGCPDDGDSHVAFANQLSPENVTLCDTDLQEPDQLEIQEVKCPGAVMMTSHVEVVYEKTRIMEDDMEAMVEDLYSHFPQVDDRSAGFEYCDVANAWVGNRDHLDDRGNGRQPAQSWNTTGIDPTERMTSNPQELFDQQPDSLCTDPNRDGVLHDNAMEGLSREPTEARDTHVISEREGVNKSMDTRVESSCQEVEINIMEATMDYNEWMTVSVTDAEGNADTPWVRISHSSDCSAEAEQHPTETQHNADDSTMTETPTSKVKETETTPVSLDGDLQENKMAAVLPNEPHAVQVRFCIHYNTLSPRQELAVTGNQPALGSWKGFVPLERGQDGFWASWVALPAEKLVEWKFVLVENGEIQRWEESENRHLETGHGGGEVNLNRWWGFL